The Pseudanabaena sp. PCC 6802 genomic interval GGCTAACTCGATCGCATTAAGACGGATAATCGCCAGAAATCAACACTCTGAGTTTGGTCAACAGCACCGATTTAGTTCTCTACTGAAAGATTCTCAAATCGCTAACAAGTATAAATCGCTAGTCCCGCTAAGTTCCTATCAGGATTACGAAGCAGCGATCGCTCGCATGAAACAGGGCGAACCAAACATCCTGGTCTCAGAGCCTCTTGTCAGTTTTGCCGCTACGGCTGGTACGATGGGTTTGGCGAAGATCGTACCCAGAACCCGTTCCCATCTGAGAGTGCCGATGAAGATATCAGGACTATTGAACCCTGCCATAGGCACCAATTACTTTCTCAAAGGCAAGCCGCGAGGCAAAGGGATATGCTTGCTGACTGGTGCGGGAGCGATCGAAACGACTCAATCAGGAGCAACAGTTGAAGAGCACTCATCGATGGGCATGCGTCGTGTTGCAAAGATGATTCCGCATCTGTGGTGTTCGCCTGCTGAGGTCTTTGCCATTGATGATGACCGCACTGCCAGGTATTTGCACGCCTTGTATGGCCTGCGAGACGATCGGGTTCAGTATATCGCTGCTACATACGCTCCATACGTGTTGCAGTGGCTGATTGACATGGAGAGTCGCTGGTCGGAACTGGTTGACGACATCGAAAGCGGAACGCTCAGCGAGAATTTGACATTACCGCCAGCCGCGAGACAGTCGCTCGCAGCTAATTTGACTCCCGACCCCGCACGCGCTGCCGTACTGCGTGCAGCAACAGCAAGTGGTTTCAGAGGTATCGCGCCGCGCATTTGGCCTCAGATGGCTTATGTTGAAACAGTGACTACAGGGAGTTTTAGTATCTACGTCCCCGCCTTGCAGTTCTACCTTGGCAATATCCCTCTTTTCAGTAGTTTCTATGGTTCCTCCGAGGCGGCTATAGGCATAGGGCTATGGCCAGATCGCCCTGGAGACTACGCTCTGCCATTAGGTAGCGCCTATTACGAGTTCATTCCACTATCAGATGTGGATAAGGAGCACCCCAGGACAGTAGATCTCGATTCCCTGAAAATTGGCGAGTCATACGAAGTTGTCGTGACAAACTTGTCTGGATTCTATCGCTATCGCATAGGTGACATTGTCAAGATCGCGGGGCGCTATTTTGAAGCTCCCATACTGAATTTCAGCCATCGACGCGGAACGACACTGGATCTGGCTGGCGAGAAAACCAACGAAGCCCATGTCAAGACAACTATCGATCGCCTAACAGATGAGTGGATGCAGGAAATGGATAGTTGCTGGCGCGACTACACGGCAGCCATCGATTCTACTACTACTACGCCATCTCGCTATGTCTTTTATATCGAGCTTTTGGGCGATATCGTACCATCTGTAGCGATCGCCACCATCGATCGAGGAGCGCAGTTGCTCGATAAAGCTCTTGGGGATGTCAATCGCGCCTATCGACTGCAACGCCGCCAGGGGTCGATCGGGATGCCGCAGGTCAAGCTGTTAGCAAGCGGCAGCTTTAGCCTGCTGAGCGAAAAGAGAAATCTCAATCAGCTCAAGATCCCGAGATATTTAACCAATAAGCAGCAAATAGACCTGCTAGAGTCGCGGGTTATTGCGGCATCAGATCGGGAAGAAAGTCATAATTTAGCACTTGCTTAAACTTTAGAAACACTTGTTGGGAACACTTAGTTTTAAGGATATCTTTCTCATGGAATTAGAACAATTATCTACTCTGGAAAATCCATATCGCGATCGCGATATAGTATCTGCTGTAGAGCTTGCGATCGCCCTGAACGCTACTGACTCGGTTGAATGGCTTCATGTCGGTCAAACCATGACTCCTGCTCCTAACCCATTCTCAATAACTTCATCAGGAGGAATTGGCGCTACCGTTCGCATTCCCTCTGGAACTTTTTTGAGAATCGATCAAACTCCTTCTTTCCCAGGAGCTTTTGATGTGGGTGATGCTCTACTTTTTACTGGTCTTGCTAATCCAGGCCCCCTGACCATTACGTTTGATGTGCCAGTATTTGGTGCGGGCACGCACATCCAATCAGATCCCGCGAATACTCCCAACTATATTGTCACTGTTGAAGCTTTCGATCGCGGCGATCGCAGCTTGGGTAAATTTGAATTTTCAGGTGTTAGCTCCAAGGTTGCTGGTAGTGGCGTACTTTTCGTTGGTCTGCTCGATCGCAGCGGTAGTATCAAAAAACTGGTGCTTAACGCACTAGAACAGGGAGCTAGCGTTCCTTTTGCCATAAATGCAATCGCGCTCAGAACTAGCATTACATAATCTCACAGACGAGCGCGAACCCAAACTGTATAACATTTTTCAATTGAGAACAGGTTTTATTGACGGGGTGAAGGAGTAGAACCCCTTCTTGGGGGCGTTGCCCCCAACCCCCCTTCTCGTTTTCATCTGAAAACCGCTATAACATCTTCATGAATTTCCTAACCAAGCGAAACAGTTCCCTATGTCACTGCAATCGTTGCCCCCTCTCTTGGAATTTGCTGCAAAACCTTCCTTGAAACTGGTTGCGGAGTCTGCTTCGATTAAATTCGATACCTTTGATGTCAATCCGTATGAATATTTGAGCAGGCAACAGCTCGATTCTCTAGCTTCAAGCGATCGCGTAGAGTACTGCTCGCTGCTAATTCCGGGAGCAAATGGGCTGGGGAACTTATTTGAGAATATTTGCGATCGCGCTAGTAGGGCGCACCAAATTCTCTCACTGTCAGGGAACCCATTTACAGCGCTGAGCATGGCTAAGTCAGTCGTGCGGAGGCTATCGCCCCAAAAAGCCATTCATATCATCGCTCACTCTAATGGCAATCTCAACGTCGTTCCTTTTTTGGTAACCTCTCTACAGACTTTAGTTAGGAGGATGGCCTGGGATCTCGTCCCAATTAAAGTATGCAGGTTAGATCCAATTGGAATTCCCAAATCTACAGTTGTCGGTGCCGCGCAAGTAATTGATATTGGAAGTAATAAACCGGATTCAAACGATCTGCGCGATCGAGCTGCTTTGAGCTTTCTGCGCCCCGATTTTCGAGTGCGACAGGGGATCGGGCACTACGATCTACTCAACGATACCGAAATTCTCGACCGCCTGATAGAAACGCCATACAATTTCTTCTGATACCAATTTAAATTGTTGTGGTTACAGATGGGGGGTGGGGGCGTTGCCCCCACGAAGGGGTTCCACCCCTTCACCCCGCTCGATCTGTCGTGTTTACTGTTCAAATTGGTATGACATTGCCTTTGTTGGCGATTGCTCTCAAACTATAGCGGTTTTCAGATGAAAACGAGAAGGGGGTTTGGGGGCAACGCCCCCAAGAAGGGGTGGAACCCCTTCACCCCATAAACTAACGCCTTTCTCAATTGCAAAACGCTATATAGCTATATAATCTGTCTGAAGTTTCCCCCCTTTGCTGGCATGACCCCATTCAAACAAGAAGAACTATCCAATTGCACCTCTCAAGATTGGGAAGGTGAAACTTTCTATCCCAAACCTGGCTGGGTGTGGCAATATCCAAAGCCAAAGCTGCAAACTAGCTACGCCAACCCTTTGATGCTGTCAGCGATCGAATTCTTCCACTATCTGACATTTGCAACCCAAATTGGGCTTGCCTATACTTTCTTCTCTTTCTCTGACTTCTACGCACCGCGTTGCGAATCGTTTTTTCTAGTGGCGATCGCTCCCGTATTTCAGCAGGCGGCTAGCGTAGTTCCGATCGTATTGCACGAATACGAAGGATGGCAAATCGCTCCTTTTAAAGATAGCACTGGCGATCGCGATAAGTTTAATAATGACGGCCTCCGCCGAGTTGCCTACAAATTGCTATTTGTCTTACAGGCGGTTGCTTCAGGCATGTTTTGCATCGGCGTGTTTGGCACGAACAGGTGGTCTGTTGGTTCTCTAACTGTTGAGATGCCTTGGACTATTTTGTTTGTAGCAGCCGTTCTCTTATGGCTGTACGTTGCTTCGAGAGCCGCTAAAACTTTCTCATTAACGATCGACAACAAATTGTTACTACCAGTTCCCCTCTCGATCGCGATCGTCTATATCCCTATCCAATTTGCCTATATCATTGCGCTAGCCGATTTATTGGGTTGGGTACCTGCACTGCTCGGCGTTGCGCTGCCATTATTGGGTGGCGTAATGGAAGGACTAGGTGCAGAAAGCACTTTCAATCAATGGTGGCATCTATTCGCCGTCATACTATTGAATTCGGCTGGTGTAGTTTTGAGCTTCTGCGTTGCCCGACATGCAATGGGATTGCTGTAAGCTGTAGATGAGTTTCTGCTACGATCTCTCCTGAGGGTTTTGATTCTGTCTGACGAGATAAAGCAACAGCAATGCCACCACTAAGCCAACCAATCCTGACGCGATCGTGTTCACCATAGCTTGAATGGCAATCATATCTGACGGTGTAATCAACGCTCCTTGAGTTACGAGAGTCCTAGCTCGATCGGGTGTAGGGACAACTACTGCCGAGCCTTGAGGTACAGTAAGCATTTTAAAGGTCAATTCACCAACTCGTGCTAAGGCAATCAGTACGGCGATCGCCATACTGCCGACATTAGCGCTTAATCCCAATTGAAGATCGCGGATTACCTGAGATTTCGCCGGACGCAGATCTCTTATCTCAAGTTTGCGAGCTAGTTGAGTATAGCGAAAACACCAGTAGATACTGAAGATCATTAGCAGCAAACAGGCGATCGCTGAAAATAAACCAAACGAGAGTCCTCCACTCTGCTGCCTATTAGGGTTAAACAGAACAGTTCCTACCACGACTAGAATCGGCATAAAACCGAGTAGCGATTGCAGCCAGAATCCAATCCAGCCCAACAGCCTGAAAAAACGCGCAATCTGTTGGGGAGTAGGGTTAGTGGCTTCAGGATTCAAAAAATTAAACATGGCTACTTGTTTTGAGATAAATCCATCGTTAAAACTCACTGGCAACCTGAATGCGTCCCTGACGGGCTGCCGCTGCTAGTAGATCGTAATCTCGCTCTGTGCGATCGGCATAGGCATAGGCAAACTTTGCCAGTGCGGCATCCAAATCTTCGCTCTTGCCAACGTAGCCAGCTAGCATGGCGGCATCGCCGGATTTAGCATGAGCTAGTGCCAATGCCCAGCCGCACAGGCCGCAGTAGTCAGGCAGACTGGCAATCCGGAACTTAGTCGGATCGAATTCTACTCCGCCCTTCATATCCCGTAACTGGCGCACGTAGTATTGAATGCCATCCTGTTCGCCCCAACCCAGAAAAATATCCGGTGCTCCTTGAATCAGACGCTGCCCAGATACAACCCGATGACCTTGATTTTCAATCGCTGGGTTGTCCGTCGTTAAATTGCCAGCGTAGGGAGCCAGTACGGATGGTTGGGCTTCCTTGACCTGGAGGAATAGAGGATCTCCAGCATCCTTGCCTTGCAGGTAGATTACCCAGCAACGGGTACCCACACTACCCACACCGACAACCTTACGGGCGACATCAACAATGCGATAGCGCGATAGCAAAAAGCGGCGATCTGCTCCTACAGAGGCCAGGTAATCCCGCAAAAATAGTTCGAGTGCTTCGGCAATAGGCCTGCCCGTGCCGGTTGTCTCTGTCCGCACGATCAGAGGATGAACTTCGACGATGCGCTGTTGATCGTCAACCAGATCCGTCATCTTTTCAAGTACCTGAAGATGGGTGCGCTGTCGTGCCTTATCAATGTGTTGAGCTGCTCTTTTGCGCGATTCAGGGGGGAGTACATTGAGTAATGCGGTCTCAGTGATATTGGCGTACCAAAGTTCCAAATAACCCATGTGGGCGTATTGGCGCATGCGATCGCGGTAAGAGCGCACAACCGCCCGTGCCGCTTCCTCGCACAGAACGCGATCTGCACCGAGAAATCGCCCTGCCACCACAGCACTGGCCGTGAGGCGTTTGAGATCCCACTCCCACCCCCCAATATGGGTTTCATCGAAATCATTGATGCCAAATACCAGATTGCGTTCGGCAGAGGCAAACACGCCAAAGTTGGAGACATGCATATCGCCGCACGCCTGCACGGTTATCCCTGTCGTCACCGCTGGCGCGATATCACCGATCATCACCGCCGCCGATCCGCGCAGAAAGGCAAACGGAGAAGCCAACATGCGGGCATAGCGCACGGGCACTAGCTCCGGTAATCGCGTTTGAGCCTGAGCTTCGAGAATAGCGATCGGATCCTCGCGATTGTCTGGAATATTAAATTCAGCATGGGCGCGGCGAGATACTAGTCGGCGGAGGGCTTTACCTGCTGCCAGCCGTTCTGCCACCGAAGGGCGGACAGCCGTAAAACAATCGAGGTAGTTATCTGTCAACTTGTTTTTTCTGTAGATATCTACTGGAGTTTAGCCTAAAAACAAAAGATTGAGTAGTCATGACTATAAAGTATATAGGGGCGCGCGATGTGCAACTAACGTACTCCCTCATCCCCCACCCCCTTCTCTCAAGGCAGGAGAAGGGGAGCTAGAATCGGCCTAAATCCCTCTCCTGCTCTGGGAAAGGGATTCAGGGTTCGTGCAGTCTGCTCTCACAGCCGTACAAACCGACATCTATCCCACAATTTATTAGCACTAGAAGTACGCTCCAGTATGGACACCCTATAGACACTCTTTGGAGACCCTATGTTTAAACCATCCATCTTTGCAATTTCAGGCTCCGCTGCGATCGCCCCGATTGGTTGAGGGCAGGCACGGGGATGCTGCACCGACGGGTATTTTCTTTGCCAGAAATCTTCTAAACAGGATTTGGTATTAGGGTAGGTGCAGAAGAGATGGAAATAGTACGCGAACTGAAGGAGAAATGGATGATGTCTGGCGACCCGCCCAGATTAAGCCTGGGGAGAAACTGCCCGTTGCCGTCTGGATTTATGGCGGAGCCTACGTCAACGGCGGATCGTCGACTCCGATTTATGATGGCAGTGCCTTTGCCCGCCAGGGGATCGTGTTCGTCAGCTTCAATTGAGAACGGGTTTTATTGACGGGGTGAAGGGGTGGAACACGGCAGTGGCTCTAACGGGGAACCCCCAAGACCGACCTGCCTCACCTTCTTGGGGGCAACACCACCAAACCCCCTAGTCACCTCCGATCTGAAAACCGCTATATGCCAAAATTCATGGCTGAATACTAAATAATTAATTGAGAATTCTGGCGCGATCGCATTGAGGCTCCACAATAAAAGTGAGGTTTGAATAAGTTATTGGTTCGAGTACCCAAATATAATTAATTTCACCATATGTCTCTCGTCTCCCCCGTAGTTGCACCAGTTGAATCTCAGCGTTGCGTTATTCCCGTTGTGAAGTCACCCAGCGACTATCAAGCCTTTCGCATCAGTCCACATGATACAAATCGGCTAGCGATCGTTTTCGAGCCCAGTAATAGTGATGTTTCTCTCACATTTTGCGTAGAAATCTTTGATGTAGGCGGTAAAACTCCCCCAAATCGTCACAATATGGCAGTTGAGATGTTTTTTATCCTCAAAGGTGAAGGTGTAGCATTCTGCGACGGCAAAACCATGAGAATTCGAGCTGGGGATAGTTTGCTCGTTCCACCTACGGGCACGCATTCGATCCAAAATACGGGTAATTCTCGTCTTTATGCTCTTTGCTTTATGGTGCCCAATGAAGATTTTGCCGAACTAATTCACAGCGGTACTCCAGTGGCAATGGATGAGGAGGACTTAGCCGTACTGCGTCGCAGTCCATTAACGGCGATGCGGTAATTCATGGCTAACTAAACTGCGAAGCGCTCTTTGGCAAAGAAGGATTAACGCCGCGACCGAATACTGGGGTTGGATCTAAACCTGTAATTTGTTGAAATTGAGCAGGACTGATAGTTGGAGATGAGTTTGGATCGATTTCCCAATCCTTCAACCGTTCGTGGACGGCATTGATGAATGGCATGCCTTTCTCAAAAGGGAGTTGGAACCAGCTACTAACCAAGGTTTCGACGATCGCCAGTTCAATTTGCGGTGGTTGATATGCTACGAGTAACTCTTCCAGATAATCTTCAAAATTATCCATGTCATCCCCGTAGAGTTGATAGCTATCAACAATATATTGCACGCGCTGGCGACTGATTTGTTCCCAAAGTTCCATAATTCCACCAGGTATATATACAGTATTTAATGCTCGATCGCGACCCCTTGCCGACTGCCACTCTATTGTTGTAAATCCCAAATATACCTTAAGTTATTATTAATTTTAGAAGGTGCGTGTAAATATTAGAAGCTGTTTGTAAATTAAAGTTTAAGTTATAGCGTTTTTCAATTGAGAACAGGTTTTATCGACGGGGTGAAGGGGTGGAACCCCTTCTTGGGGGCAACGCCCCCAAACCCCCTTCTCGTTTTCATCTGAAAACCGCTATAGCTAGTTGAGCGTATCTTGAACTTATGCTGAGTTTATTTGGATCTATCCTCTTGACTGCTTCAGTACAGTATTTTAACGATACACCCAGAGCAAATTTACCTGTATCGCTATTTGCTGCTATATCTACACCTACATTGGCACTAGAGCCTGTAGGATCGGACTTCGCACTCGATCCAACTGCCGCAGAAGTAGTAAAAACTCTCTTGCTCGACCTCAAGGCATCTGGCTATTCAGAGTTAGACCAGGGAGTTTGGATCCAGACTAATAGCGGGGCATTACTGGCAACCCATCAAGGTACTCGACCGTTGCCTGCCGCTTCACTCACAAAGCTTGCTACTACCTTAGCCGCACTTTCCACTTGGGAGCCTGACTTTCAGGTGGTGACGATCGCCTCGACACGTGGGGAAATAGTTGGCAATACTCTCCAGGGAGATTTGATCGTGCAAGGAAGCGGCGATCCGGTATTTGTCTGGGAAGAGGCGATCGCAATGGCAAACGCCCTCAATCGACTTGGCATTCAGCGAGTACAGGGCAATTTAATCGTAACTGGCTTTTTTGCCATGAACTTCGAGACCGATCCGCAAAAGTCAGCCAACTTATTGCAGCGTGCTTTTGACTCCGCCAACTGGGATGACGAGATCTTGAAACAATATGCAAAGCTACCCCAAGGTACGCCCAAACCCCGGATCGCGATCGCAGGGGCAACTCGATATGAATTATCCATACCCAGTACCAGCGCAACTAAAGAACTGGTTCGCCATTCTTCTGTGCCACTGCGGCGAATGCTCCAACTCATGAATATCTACAGCAACAATACGATCGCCGAGATGCTTGCCACCTCTATGGGAGGACGCGAAGTAGTCATCCAAAAAGCCTCTAGCGCCGCAGGCATATCTCCCGAACAAATTCGTTTAATTAACGGTTCCGGTCTGGGTCAGCAAAATCAAATCTCGCCACAGGCGGCGGTGGCCATCTTAATTGCCCTGCAAAATCGCGCTAGATCTCTCAACTTAACTCTTGCCGATTTGCTGCCTGTCAGCGATTGTAAATGCGGCACGATTGATATCAGACACCTGCCACCAGGGGCTTTGGTCAAGACTGGAACGCTCTCTGATGTGAGCGCCCTGGCTGGAA includes:
- a CDS encoding cupin domain-containing protein translates to MSLVSPVVAPVESQRCVIPVVKSPSDYQAFRISPHDTNRLAIVFEPSNSDVSLTFCVEIFDVGGKTPPNRHNMAVEMFFILKGEGVAFCDGKTMRIRAGDSLLVPPTGTHSIQNTGNSRLYALCFMVPNEDFAELIHSGTPVAMDEEDLAVLRRSPLTAMR
- a CDS encoding DUF3611 family protein, with translation MFNFLNPEATNPTPQQIARFFRLLGWIGFWLQSLLGFMPILVVVGTVLFNPNRQQSGGLSFGLFSAIACLLLMIFSIYWCFRYTQLARKLEIRDLRPAKSQVIRDLQLGLSANVGSMAIAVLIALARVGELTFKMLTVPQGSAVVVPTPDRARTLVTQGALITPSDMIAIQAMVNTIASGLVGLVVALLLLYLVRQNQNPQERS
- a CDS encoding DUF2252 domain-containing protein — protein: MTDNYLDCFTAVRPSVAERLAAGKALRRLVSRRAHAEFNIPDNREDPIAILEAQAQTRLPELVPVRYARMLASPFAFLRGSAAVMIGDIAPAVTTGITVQACGDMHVSNFGVFASAERNLVFGINDFDETHIGGWEWDLKRLTASAVVAGRFLGADRVLCEEAARAVVRSYRDRMRQYAHMGYLELWYANITETALLNVLPPESRKRAAQHIDKARQRTHLQVLEKMTDLVDDQQRIVEVHPLIVRTETTGTGRPIAEALELFLRDYLASVGADRRFLLSRYRIVDVARKVVGVGSVGTRCWVIYLQGKDAGDPLFLQVKEAQPSVLAPYAGNLTTDNPAIENQGHRVVSGQRLIQGAPDIFLGWGEQDGIQYYVRQLRDMKGGVEFDPTKFRIASLPDYCGLCGWALALAHAKSGDAAMLAGYVGKSEDLDAALAKFAYAYADRTERDYDLLAAAARQGRIQVASEF
- a CDS encoding GH3 auxin-responsive promoter family protein — translated: MLRFFKDRSEQSFFSPLFRQVAIFIGRILLHLLRLQMLRATQANSIALRRIIARNQHSEFGQQHRFSSLLKDSQIANKYKSLVPLSSYQDYEAAIARMKQGEPNILVSEPLVSFAATAGTMGLAKIVPRTRSHLRVPMKISGLLNPAIGTNYFLKGKPRGKGICLLTGAGAIETTQSGATVEEHSSMGMRRVAKMIPHLWCSPAEVFAIDDDRTARYLHALYGLRDDRVQYIAATYAPYVLQWLIDMESRWSELVDDIESGTLSENLTLPPAARQSLAANLTPDPARAAVLRAATASGFRGIAPRIWPQMAYVETVTTGSFSIYVPALQFYLGNIPLFSSFYGSSEAAIGIGLWPDRPGDYALPLGSAYYEFIPLSDVDKEHPRTVDLDSLKIGESYEVVVTNLSGFYRYRIGDIVKIAGRYFEAPILNFSHRRGTTLDLAGEKTNEAHVKTTIDRLTDEWMQEMDSCWRDYTAAIDSTTTTPSRYVFYIELLGDIVPSVAIATIDRGAQLLDKALGDVNRAYRLQRRQGSIGMPQVKLLASGSFSLLSEKRNLNQLKIPRYLTNKQQIDLLESRVIAASDREESHNLALA
- a CDS encoding D-alanyl-D-alanine carboxypeptidase → MLSLFGSILLTASVQYFNDTPRANLPVSLFAAISTPTLALEPVGSDFALDPTAAEVVKTLLLDLKASGYSELDQGVWIQTNSGALLATHQGTRPLPAASLTKLATTLAALSTWEPDFQVVTIASTRGEIVGNTLQGDLIVQGSGDPVFVWEEAIAMANALNRLGIQRVQGNLIVTGFFAMNFETDPQKSANLLQRAFDSANWDDEILKQYAKLPQGTPKPRIAIAGATRYELSIPSTSATKELVRHSSVPLRRMLQLMNIYSNNTIAEMLATSMGGREVVIQKASSAAGISPEQIRLINGSGLGQQNQISPQAAVAILIALQNRARSLNLTLADLLPVSDCKCGTIDIRHLPPGALVKTGTLSDVSALAGMLPTRDRGPIWFAIINRGEGDIETFHNAQDRLLRSLNQKWGGPNALLTNSFTSRPWQDTNRDRLMLER